The proteins below come from a single Torulaspora delbrueckii CBS 1146 chromosome 5, complete genome genomic window:
- the GIC2 gene encoding Gic2p (similar to Saccharomyces cerevisiae GIC2 (YDR309C) and GIC1 (YHR061C); ancestral locus Anc_5.331), translating into MATAGVHNLPQMRSIWLDEDEEAEKLYGLQAQQFMAPDDDENLAIMMVNSDKPLLSNKQNIDLPPLGKKDARHLPTATMVSQKTKTKKKKKKKGIFGLFRGKERQVVKSPGQISTPFGFQHISHADVRAGFESDEENENEAIEPEEELPARPLSRAFMTLSIPANVSPTKERKRISSRMSIQASISTSASSRYSRSGDSAGRIVSSSTMATSVLSEASSPSRIALLSSMDRLCIKNKQNRVSDASEASISFLKNYDFPTLLENSATDEPQTPAKNASEKGSPVRLTRVNSEPQLFGTPQMENRWFGDETPASRKSLDDVLLCYHQPSITSSPFQKSPIKSSQ; encoded by the coding sequence atggCTACGGCTGGCGTGCACAATTTGCCTCAGATGAGGTCCATATGGCTGgatgaggacgaagagGCGGAAAAACTGTATGGCTTACAGGCACAACAGTTTATGGCAcctgatgatgatgaaaatttaGCAATTATGATGGTTAATAGTGATAAGCCATTGTTGAGTAATAAGCAGAATATTGATTTACCACCATTGGGGAAAAAGGATGCCAGACATCTGCCCACTGCGACAATGGTTTCACAGAAGAcgaagacaaagaagaagaagaagaagaagggaaTCTTTGGTCTATTCAGAGGTAAAGAACGTCAAGTGGTGAAGAGTCCAGGTCAAATTTCTACACCTTTTGGGTTTCAACACATTTCGCATGCTGATGTAAGAGCCGGTTTCGAGTCagatgaggaaaatgaGAATGAGGCCATAGAAccagaggaagaattgcCAGCTAGGCCTTTGAGTAGGGCTTTCATGACCCTTTCGATTCCCGCGAATGTTTCTCCAACTAAGGAACGCAAACGCATTTCTTCTAGAATGTCAATCCAAGCTTCAATATCAACTTCGGCTTCGTCTAGGTACTCTAGATCAGGCGACAGCGCCGGTCGTATTGTCTCTAGTTCAACGATGGCCACTTCAGTGTTGAGTGAAGCAAGCTCGCCAAGCCGCATTGCACTTCTATCCAGTATGGATAGGCTGTGcatcaagaacaagcaaaATAGAGTATCTGATGCCAGTGAAGCTTCGATCAGTTTCCTTAAGAATTATGATTTCCCAACACTATTAGAGAACTCTGCCACAGATGAACCACAGACACCTGCAAAAAACGCTTCAGAAAAAGGATCTCCAGTAAGACTAACCAGAGTAAATTCAGAACCCCAATTATTTGGTACCCCACAGATGGAAAACAGATGGTTTGGTGATGAGACTCCCGCATCAAGGAAATCACTTGATGACGTGCTTTTGTGCTATCATCAACCCAGCATCACTAGTTCTCCATTCCAAAAATCTCCAATCAAGTCATCACAATGA